One segment of Comamonas thiooxydans DNA contains the following:
- a CDS encoding DUF2946 family protein encodes MTLQQLHRIATCLLGRCVLAWLALSMGVAAAAPLIQSQGFELICTSTGAVKLIVKGEDGGSVLGAGHLDCPMCLPHAAPPPPALQLPPPTESPLWHALQPVERARIAAITAAPLPARGPPPAYL; translated from the coding sequence ATGACCTTGCAACAGCTTCACCGCATAGCCACCTGCCTGCTGGGCCGGTGCGTGCTGGCATGGCTGGCACTGTCTATGGGCGTGGCGGCTGCCGCGCCGCTGATCCAGTCTCAGGGGTTTGAGCTGATCTGCACCAGCACCGGCGCGGTCAAGCTGATCGTCAAGGGCGAAGACGGCGGCAGCGTTCTGGGTGCGGGCCACCTCGATTGCCCCATGTGCCTGCCCCATGCAGCACCGCCTCCGCCCGCGCTGCAGCTGCCGCCCCCTACCGAGTCGCCGCTGTGGCATGCGCTGCAGCCCGTGGAGCGGGCACGCATCGCCGCCATCACCGCCGCGCCCCTGCCCGCGCGCGGGCCGCCTCCCGCTTACCTCTGA